A DNA window from Jaculus jaculus isolate mJacJac1 chromosome 1, mJacJac1.mat.Y.cur, whole genome shotgun sequence contains the following coding sequences:
- the Zbed6 gene encoding zinc finger BED domain-containing protein 6, which produces MSLCALSVPVSSLSPGRRCSAFSGAEVLGCVSINSNTDEDVVEGKMVAEGVDREAKLPSKKKKKKGLRIKGKRRRKKLVLAKKFSKDLGSGRPVADAPALLSPSAPEQDDESLFESNIEKQIYLPSTRAKTSIVWHFFHVDPQYTWRAICNLCEKSVSRGKPGSHLGTSTLQRHLQARHSPHWTRANKFGVTSVEEDFSLDLSLSPSSPGSSGSFEYIPNDSLDENRMGKKRDKSASDALRAERGRYLIKSNIVKHALIPGTRAKTSAVWNFFYTDPQHISRAVCNICKRSVSRGRPGSHLGTSTLQRHLQATHPIHWAVANKDSGSIGNGLEETETEGSDHLNDTLRGEKSTGSQDLTAEDLSDSDTDEPPVLEVENRPESPIPVVEQDQLVHAQEREATHCENPASSQISQAIIQMIVEDMHPYSYFSTPAFQKFLQIVAPDYRLPSETYFFTKAVPQLYDCVREKIFLTLENVQSQKIHLTVDIWTHDPSTDYFIVTVHWVSLNTASSPDNGGTANFRKWAVLCVTGLAKDCLITNILQELNDQIGLWLSPNFLVPRFIVSDNSSSVVHAIKGSGFTHVPCFLHCLNAVIQGFFCEHKSIENMLVAARKTCHHFSHSVKARQILQEFQNDHQLPWKNLKQDETGHWISTFYMLKWLLEHCYSVHHSLGRASGVVLTSLQWTLMTYVCDILKPFEEATQKVSVKTTGLNQVLPLIHHLLFSLQRLREDFQVRGITQALSLVDSLSLKLETDALLSAMLKSKPYVLAALLDPCFKSSWEDFFPQGTDLETYKQILAEEVCGYMESSQGACRVATSEASGSLVSLGTDTFPSSVEEGTSSSASMGSSAADSVAIGSKSLFPSAVAVVDEYFKEKCSEFSGDDPLIYWQKKVSIWPALTQVAIQYLSCPMCSWQSECIFTANSHFHPKQIMSMDFDNIEQLIFLKMNLKNVNYDYSTLVLNWDSENKAVQNHEKEILP; this is translated from the coding sequence ATGAGTCTATGTGCTCTGAGTGTTCCAGTTTCTTCACTCTCTCCTGGCAGAAGATGCAGTGCTTTCAGTGGTGCTGAGGTTCTGGGTTGTGTTTCCATTAATTCTAATACCGATGAAGATGTGGTAGAGGGAAAGATGGTGGCAGAAGGAGTGGATAGAGAGGCAAAACtgccctccaaaaagaaaaaaaagaagggtttgCGAATTAAGGGGAAAAGGCGCAGAAAAAAACTGGTCCTTGCCAAAAAGTTCAGTAAGGATTTGGGATCTGGGAGACCTGTTGCAGATGCCCCTGCTTTGTTGTCGCCCAGTGCCCCTGAGCAAGATGACGAAAGTCTGTTTGAGAGCAATATTGAAAAACAGATTTATCTGCCTAGTACCAGAGCCAAGACGTCTATTGTGTGGCACTTCTTTCATGTTGACCCCCAGTATACCTGGCGGGCTATTTGTAACCTCTGTGAAAAAAGTGTCAGCAGAGGTAAGCCAGGCAGCCATCTTGGTACATCCACTCTTCAAAGGCATCTGCAGGCAAGACATTCCCCTCACTGGACCAGGGCCAACAAGTTTGGAGTCACTAGTGTGGAGGAGGACTTTTCCTTAGATCTATCTTTATCTCCTTCTTCTCCTGGAAGCAGTGGAAGCTTCGAGTATATTCCTAATGATTCACTAGATGAAAATAGAATGGGTAAGAAGCGAGATAAATCTGCATCTGATGCCCTgagggcagaaagagggagataccTCATCAAAAGTAACATTGTCAAGCATGCCTTAATTCCTGGAACCAGAGCCAAGACATCTGcagtttggaattttttttatactgATCCTCAGCACATCTCCAGAGCTGTGTGTAACATATGTAAAAGAAGTGTGAGCCGTGGTAGGCCAGGTTCCCACTTAGGAACTTCAACACTTCAACGACACCTGCAGGCCACACATCCCATCCATTGGGCAGTAGCCAACAAAGACAGTGGTTCTATTGGAAATGGATTGGAGGAGACTGAAACTGAGGGCAGTGATCACTTGAATGATACTTTGCGTGGAGAGAAGTCTACAGGCAGCCAAGATTTAACAGCTGAGGACCTCAGTGACTCTGATACAGATGAACCTCCTGTTTTAGAGGTTGAAAATAGACCTGAGAGTCCTATTCCTGTTGTAGAGCAAGATCAACTGGTGCATGCACAAGAGAGAGAAGCAACACATTGTGAAAACCCAGCCTCAAGTCAAATAAGTCAGGCCATTATTCAAATGATTGTGGAGGATATGCATCCATACAGTTACTTCTCTACCCCAGCTTTTCAGAAGTTTCTTCAGATTGTTGCTCCTGACTATAGGTTGCCATCAGAGACTTACTTTTTCACTAAAGCTGTACCTCAGTTATATGATTGTGTCAGAGAAAAAATTTTCTTaactttagaaaatgttcaaagccaaaagatccaccTGACTGTTGACATATGGACACATGATCCTTCTACGGACTACTTCATTGTGACTGTACACTGGGTCTCTCTGAACACTGCATCTTCTCCCGATAATGGTGGGACCGCCAATTTTAGAAAGTGGGCTGTGCTTTGTGTTACAGGGTTAGCCAAAGACTGTCTGATAACTAATATTTTACAAGAATTAAATGACCAGATTGGTCTGTGGCTTTCTCCTAATTTCCTCGTCCCTCGTTTCATTGTTTCTGACAATTCCTCTAGTGTGGTACATGCAATCAAAGGTAGTGGTTTTACTCATGTGCCATGCTTTCTGCATTGTTTAAATGCAGTGATTCAGGGCTTCTTCTGTGAGCACAAAAGCATTGAGAATATGTTAGTGGCTGCTAGGAAAACCTGTCATCATTTTAGTCATTCTGTCAAGGCCCGCCAGATACTGCAAGAGTTCCAAAATGATCACCAGCTTCCATGGAAGAATTTGAAGCAGGATGAAACAGGCCATTGGATTTCTACTTTTTATATGCTAAAATGGCTTTTGGAGCATTGCTATTCAGTTCACCATAGTCTGGGTAGAGCCAGTGGAGTTGTGCTGACCTCCCTTCAATGGACTCTAATGACATACGTTTGTGATATTCTTAAGCCTTTTGAGGAAGCCACCCAGAAAGTGAGTGTAAAGACCACAGGACTGAATCAGGTGCTGCCGCTAATCCATCATCTCCTCTtttccctgcagagactgagagAAGATTTCCAAGTCAGAGGTATTACTCAGGCCCTCAGTCTGGTGGACAGTTTATCTTTGAAACTTGAAACTGATGCCCTACTAAGTGCCATGCTCAAATCCAAGCCTTATGTCTTGGCTGCTTTGTTAGACCCTTGCTTTAAGAGTAGTTGGGAAGACTTTTTTCCTCAAGGAACTGACTTAGAAACTTACAAACAAATCCTTGCAGAAGAGGTTTGTGGTTATATGGAATCTTCACAAGGGGCCTGCCGAGTTGCAACCTCAGAAGCATCTGGTTCTTTAGTTAGTTTAGGCACTGACACATTTCCCTCTTCTGTGGAAGAAGGCACCTCCAGCTCAGCTTCCATGGGGAGCTCAGCTGCAGACAGTGTGGCCATTGGAAGCAAAAGCTTGTTCCCTTCTGCAGTAGCAGTAGTGGATGAGTACTTCAAAGAGAAGTGTTCAGAGTTCTCAGGTGATGACCCTTTGATTTACTGGCAGAAGAAGGTGAGCATATGGCCAGCTTTGACCCAAGTTGCCATTCAGTATTTAAGTTGCCCCATGTGTAGTTGGCAGTCTGAATGTATATTTACTGCAAACAGTCACTTTCATCCAAAGCAGATCATGAGCATGGACTTCGATAATATAGAACAGCTGATATTTctgaaaatgaacttgaaaaATGTTAACTATGATTATTCTACTTTGGTTCTGAACTGGGATTCTGAAAATAAGGCTGTTCAAAaccatgaaaaagaaatattaccttaa